The sequence CCTCGCCGCCCCCGCATCGAGCAGCAAATGCCATGCGTAGGAACATGATCGCGAAATTCGGACATCCCGTCGCCGGCTCGCCGGGCGGTCAAAAGTCCGTTTTATTCGTCGCGTACACGTCAAGTGTGGCGCACTGCACCTTTCTTGGCAGCAACCTGCGGCTCCTGATAGCCGTTGTTGCCATGTCCCCGAACGCACTCATACCCAGCCACCGGAAGCCCCGCCGTCCTTCCGCGTCCTCGCGGGCGCTGCGCGCGGGCGTGACCGGTGGCTTCCTCACCCTCGCGGTGACCGGCGCCACCGTGCCGGCCAACGCCGCGGAGAAGCCCGTCTCCGAAACCCAGGAGATGCCGACGATCACGACGGCGCTGGCCACCAGCGCCACGAAGAGCGCCGACACCGCCGAGCAGGTCGCGTTCAACTACGAGCGCCAGGCTCTCCAGGACAGCGCCTTCTCCAAGGCCGCCAAGGCCGCCGAGAAGGACAAGGCCGAGGCCGTGAAGAAGGCCAAGGCCGAGGCGAAGAAGAAGGCCGAGGAAGCCCGTAAGGCCAAGGAGGCCGCGCAGGCCCGTGCCTCGCGCTCCTCCGAGCGTTCGACGCTGTCCGCCCCGTCGTCGTCCAGCGCCACCGGCAGCACCGCCACCCTGGTCTCCTTCCTGAAGGCGCAGCTCGGCAAGGCCTACGTGCTCGGCGCCACCGGCTCCTCGGCGTACGACTGCTCCGGCCTGACCCAGGCCGCCTTCAAGCAGGTCGGCATCGACCTGCCGCGGGTCTCCCAGGACCAGTCCACCGCCGGCAAGCAGGTCGGCCTGGACAACCTCCAGGTCGGCGACGTCCTGTACTGGGGCAGCGCGGGCAGCGCCTACCACGTCGGCGTCTACGTCGGCGGCGGCAAGTTCATCGGCGCCCAGAATTCCAGCACCGGCATCGTCGAGCGCCCGCTCGACTACGACATGCCGACCGGCGCGGTGCGCGTCCTTTAGGACCACCACGCCCTCAGCGCCCCCATGAGGGCCGTCCCTCTCGCCGCTCGGGAGGGACGGCCCTTTGGTGTGCGCGGGTCTCCTGGTCGTGCCGTCACGGCCCTCCCGGCGCCCGTGTCGTCGCGGCTCTCCCGGCGCCCTTGCCGTCCCCTCCCGGCGCCCGTGCCCGCCCGCCGGCCGGAGGGCCGCGGGCGGGCCGCCGGTCACCAGCCCGCGCCCGCTGGCTGCTTGGTGGTCGCGTTGAGCCGGTTGAAGAGGTTGGTGACACCGATCGTCAGGATGATCGCCGACAGTTGCCGCTCGTCGAAGTGGTCCGCGGCGTCCTCCCAGACCGGGTCCGGCACCGGGTCACTGCGGTCGGCGAGCCGGGTGGCGGCCTCGGTGAGCGCCAGGGCGGCGCGCTCGGCGTCCGAGAAGTACGGCGCCTCCCGCCAGGCCGCGACCGCGAACAGCTTGTCGTCGCTCACGCCCTGCTTCCTGGCGTTCTTCACACCCCCGTCGACGCAGAAGCTGCAGCCGTTGATCTGGCTCGCGCGCAGGTGCACCAGCTCCAGCGTGGCCTCCGGCACCCCGCCCTGACGGGTGGCCTTGACCACGTCGAGAAGGGGCTGCAGGGCCTCGGGCAGGACTATCGCGGGGTTCTTCATTCGTGCGTCCATCACTGTCTCCTCAAGGAATCGCGTCGTTACTGCGCTGACGGATCCCGGCCGGAGAATGTGACGGGGCGGCCCACGTGGCAGGGAGGGCCCACGCGACAGGGGCGGCCCGGGATGTTTCCCGGACCGCCCGTGGGGCGCTCGCCAGGGGCAGGCACCGGGGCTCCCGCCCGGCGCCGGAGCCTCGTGAAGGCCCGGCGACCCGGCCTCAGGCCTTCGGCGCGACCTTGCTCAGGCCGTTGATGATGCGGTCCATCGCGTCGCCGCCCGTGGGGTCGGTGAGGTTGGCGAGCATCTTGAGGGTGAAGCGCATCAGCAGCGGGTGGGTCAGACCGCGCTGGGTGGCGATCTTCATGACCTTGGGGTTGCCGATGAGCTTCACGAAGGCGCGGCCCAGGGAGTAGTAGCCGCCGTAGGTGTCCTTGAGGATCTTCGGGTAGCGCTGCAGGGCCAGTTCGCGCTGCGCGTACGTGGCGCGGGCGTGCGCCTGCACGATGACCTCGGCGGCGATCGCGCCGGACTCCATGGCGTAGGCGATGCCCTCGCCGTTGAACGGGTTGACCAGGCCGCCCGCGTCGCCGACCAGCAGCAGGCCCTTGGTGTAGTGCGGCTGGCGGTTGAACGCCATGGGGAGCGCGGCGCCACGGATCGGCCCGGTCATGTTCTCCGGCGTGTAGCCCCACTCGGCGGGCATCGAGGCGCACCACGCCTTGAGGATCTCGCGCCAGTCCAGCTCCTTGAAGGCGGAGCTGGAGTTGAGGATGCCGAGGCCGACGTTGCTGGTCCCGTCGCCCATGCCGAAGATCCAGCCGTAGCCGGGCAGCAGCCGGTCCTCGGCGCCGCGGCGGTCCCACAGCTCCAGCCAGGACTCCAGGTAGTCGTCGTCGTGCCGGGGCGAGGTGAAGTACGTCCGCACGGCCACGCCCATGGGACGGTCCTCGCGCCGGTGCAGCCCCATGGCCAGGGAGAGCCGGGTGGAGTTGCCGTCGGCGGCGACCACGAGCGGGGCGTGGAAGGTGACCGGGGTCTTCTCCTCGCCGAGCTTGGCGTGCACGCCCGTGATGTGGCCGGTCAGGTCGTTGATGATCGGCGCGCCCACGTTGCAGCGCTCGTACAGCCGCGCGCCGGCCTTCTGCGCCTGCCGGGCCAGCTGCTCGTCGAAGTCGTCGCGCTTACGGACCAGTCCGTAGTCGGGGTAGGAGGCCAGATCCGGCCAATCGAGCTGGAGGCGGGAGCCGCCGCCGATGATCCGCAGGCCCTTGTTGCGCAGCCAGCCCGCTTCTTCGGAGATGTCGATCCCCATCGCGACCAGCTGCTTGGTGGCGCGCGGGGTCAGCCCGTCG is a genomic window of Streptomyces sp. Edi2 containing:
- a CDS encoding NlpC/P60 family protein → MSPNALIPSHRKPRRPSASSRALRAGVTGGFLTLAVTGATVPANAAEKPVSETQEMPTITTALATSATKSADTAEQVAFNYERQALQDSAFSKAAKAAEKDKAEAVKKAKAEAKKKAEEARKAKEAAQARASRSSERSTLSAPSSSSATGSTATLVSFLKAQLGKAYVLGATGSSAYDCSGLTQAAFKQVGIDLPRVSQDQSTAGKQVGLDNLQVGDVLYWGSAGSAYHVGVYVGGGKFIGAQNSSTGIVERPLDYDMPTGAVRVL
- a CDS encoding carboxymuconolactone decarboxylase family protein, with product MDARMKNPAIVLPEALQPLLDVVKATRQGGVPEATLELVHLRASQINGCSFCVDGGVKNARKQGVSDDKLFAVAAWREAPYFSDAERAALALTEAATRLADRSDPVPDPVWEDAADHFDERQLSAIILTIGVTNLFNRLNATTKQPAGAGW
- a CDS encoding geranylgeranyl reductase family protein translates to MPVGTQKSRYRLPGDSTVTESASVTDSVTSARSEHSADVIVVGAGPAGSATAYHLAKSGLDVLLLEKTAFPREKVCGDGLTPRATKQLVAMGIDISEEAGWLRNKGLRIIGGGSRLQLDWPDLASYPDYGLVRKRDDFDEQLARQAQKAGARLYERCNVGAPIINDLTGHITGVHAKLGEEKTPVTFHAPLVVAADGNSTRLSLAMGLHRREDRPMGVAVRTYFTSPRHDDDYLESWLELWDRRGAEDRLLPGYGWIFGMGDGTSNVGLGILNSSSAFKELDWREILKAWCASMPAEWGYTPENMTGPIRGAALPMAFNRQPHYTKGLLLVGDAGGLVNPFNGEGIAYAMESGAIAAEVIVQAHARATYAQRELALQRYPKILKDTYGGYYSLGRAFVKLIGNPKVMKIATQRGLTHPLLMRFTLKMLANLTDPTGGDAMDRIINGLSKVAPKA